The nucleotide sequence GCAGGCGACGGTGGACGCCGCGCCGGTCGCACGTACCAGCCAGAACGCAGAGCTGAAACTGATCATCGCAATATTCAGGACAATCGCCATCACCAGAAAGGTAGCCAACTTGGGGTGACGAGCATGCAGGCGCAGGCGCTGGGCAATCTTTTCAGCCTGGGATCTTCCGGTGTCGTCGCGATAGAGCAGAATCGACGCGGGGATCATGACAATCGTGATGATCCCGCTGGCCATCAACAGCGGGAACTGACTGTTCTTGCCCGCATCGATCGAGCCGAATTCGATGACGTGGCTGTAGGTGAGGAACTGGGCGCGGGTCAGAAGGATCTCTTGGGCAGCATCCCAGATGACGCCGATGACGAACGTCAGCACCGCGATCGAGATCAGCGGGTGGCGCCAGACGAAGGCCCCCGGGTCGCTTCGTCGTTGAATGGCCCGCAGGATCGGCATGGCCAGGAAATACGGGACGAGGATGTAGGGCGCGTAGATGAACGAGGTTAGTGGCTCGATAACCGGAGAGATGTTGAGCCACGGCCAATCTCGGGGAAAGTGCCAGAGATTCGGGTTGTAGACCAGGCCGATTGCCCAGTTGTTGATCGGGTCCCACCAAAACAGTGTGCTTGTGGCGAGGACCATGAGTACGATCGGATGTCCGGGATGTCGCCGCCAGGCCAGAACCGACGCGACGATGGTGCCAGCGGCGAGGAGAACACCCAATATCTGCCCCCACGTGATCCAGTCGAAGGGGTATAGCAGCGGCGTCACTGCAGGTGGCTTGCCCACGCCGTCTGGATTCCGGTTCTCGGGCGATGACGGTCCGTGCTTCTCTGCGGTCGCCAGAATGATGACCGCCAGCGCGACTGCGGCCACCCAACACGCGAGCGCCTTCAAAGGCGCAATGGCGCGTGGCTGCACGGTGCGGTCGGCGACCGTGGATTCGTGGGCACGAATTGATGGCTTCACGGTGCTCCGCAATGTTCCCCGCGACCTTTGATGACGCGTGAGGCGAACCTCGCCTCAGGTGTACAGTAAACCATATAATTCAGAAAATGAACTAGTTGTCTGCAGCCGCTGCTAGAAGGCGAGGCCGGGTATGGTTTGGTGTCGTGACCGACACCATTGGGTCTGCCGACGACGCCGACATCGTCGACTTCCTCGGTGCCGTGATGGACGTCCAGCGCCTGCTTTCGGCCCTCACCATGCCGGTGGCGCGCGAGTACGCGATCTCTGAACGCGCTCTGGGCATCATCTTTCTGGTTCATGCCGGGCTCGACCGTCCCGGTTTGCTGCACGAATATCTCAACGTGTTGCCAAGTACGATCACCTCGGATATCGCCGCGCTCATCGCCGCGGATCTGCTGCGACGCACACCATCGAATACCGACAGACGGGTCGCCCGAATCGAGGTGACGCCGCGAGGCGCTATGGTGCAACAGGAATCATTACGTAAGCTGCATGAGTTCTTCCGCGGGAAGGTGGCGGGCGTGGCTCTCACGGAACTCCATAACTGCATCGCAACGCTCCGCAAGCTCAGCGGCGTTCCCCAGTCGCCGGTTCCCAATCCGCTGCGTAAGACTGGCAACGCTCGCTGAGCGAGTCCCTCAGGTCAGAGGCGTTTCCCGCGGCCGTACTTCGATAGCATCTTCCTCACCACATCCGACCTCGCAGCCGGCCCGCCGACTGCCCTGATCTTCTCTCCGCGCAGGA is from Mycobacterium conspicuum and encodes:
- a CDS encoding spirocyclase AveC family protein, producing the protein MKPSIRAHESTVADRTVQPRAIAPLKALACWVAAVALAVIILATAEKHGPSSPENRNPDGVGKPPAVTPLLYPFDWITWGQILGVLLAAGTIVASVLAWRRHPGHPIVLMVLATSTLFWWDPINNWAIGLVYNPNLWHFPRDWPWLNISPVIEPLTSFIYAPYILVPYFLAMPILRAIQRRSDPGAFVWRHPLISIAVLTFVIGVIWDAAQEILLTRAQFLTYSHVIEFGSIDAGKNSQFPLLMASGIITIVMIPASILLYRDDTGRSQAEKIAQRLRLHARHPKLATFLVMAIVLNIAMISFSSAFWLVRATGAASTVACPWPYPQAKTWDPRGYYQAQGAPGPFTAGEASSWQIAQPEGRPADIVVKSDRCNPQ
- a CDS encoding MarR family winged helix-turn-helix transcriptional regulator codes for the protein MTDTIGSADDADIVDFLGAVMDVQRLLSALTMPVAREYAISERALGIIFLVHAGLDRPGLLHEYLNVLPSTITSDIAALIAADLLRRTPSNTDRRVARIEVTPRGAMVQQESLRKLHEFFRGKVAGVALTELHNCIATLRKLSGVPQSPVPNPLRKTGNAR